A part of Sebastes fasciatus isolate fSebFas1 chromosome 10, fSebFas1.pri, whole genome shotgun sequence genomic DNA contains:
- the LOC141775941 gene encoding immunoglobulin kappa light chain-like, which produces MDLIQTAELPQQISTKVVEVGRNVTLHCPFSKKEGQSFYWYKQSLGYTVQTVFAVIVRRITLSEQFNNPRFTATKEDTQYVLTIRNVSKEDEATYFCQNGTSNSQSFDNGIFLAVNDRNQQKSFYVKQSPKTESVQPGDSVTLQCSLLSKNKENADQCPDEHSVYWFRSGSREYHPGIIYTHSDEEEEKSCDYSLSKTIHNSSDTGTYYCAVVTCGEILFGEGTKVETRWRTELCSTGFLHTESEKREEEDERVATRVFVLCC; this is translated from the exons ATGG ACCTGATTCAAACTGCAGagcttcctcagcagatctctaCGAAGGTGGTTGAAGTTGGTAGAAATGTTACTTTACACTGTCCATTTTCTAAGAAGGAAGGACAATCATTTTACTGGTACAAGCAGTCTCTTGGATATACGGTCCAAACAGTCTTTGCTGTAATTGTTCGCAGAATAACACTTAGTGAACAATTCAACAACccacggttcacagcaacaaaagAGGATACTCAGTATGTTCTTACCATCAGAAATGTCAGCAAAGAGGACGAAGCAACATACTTCTGTCAAAATGGAACATCGAATTCACAGAGTTTTGATAATGGCATTTTCTTGGCTGTGAAcg ATCGTAATCAGCAGAAATCTTTCTACGTGAAACAAAGTCCGAAGACTGAGTCGGTCCAGCCGGGCGACTCCGTGACTCTCCAGTGTTCACTTCTCTCCAAGAACAAAGAAAACGCAGATCAGTGTCCAGATGAACACAGCGTGTACTGGTTCAGATCTGGATCAAGAGAATATCATCCAGGAATCATTTACACTCACagtgatgaagaagaggaaaaaagttGTGACTACAGTCTGTCCAAAACTATACATAACTCCTCTGATACTGGGACTTACTACTGCGCTGTGGTCACATGTGGAGAGATTCTGTTTGGTGAAGGAACTAAAGTGGAGACAA GATGGAGGACTGAACTATGCAGCACTGGATTTCTCCACACGGAAAGTGaaaagagggaagaggaagacgagagAGTCGCCACAAGAGTGTTTGTACTCTGCTGTTAG
- the LOC141775942 gene encoding signal-regulatory protein beta-2-like — MKIIFFILLVLKIGRCTDDPIFETKTIGVGQNVTLTCTRQRLWHATYLFWIRVVSGTFPEILGGTLAFDSEVVEETDRVTATQKPGAFVLHITKTQFSDTAVYYCIKVIRSHMTFSKGIFLTIKGPEPDITAITQDFPSDPVRPGDSVTLQCSVLSDSEKKTCPGEHSVFWFRAGSDKSHPSLIYAQRNNRDGCGKSPEARSQQKCVYSFSKNVSSSDAGTYYCAVATCGEILFGNGTKLDIEV; from the exons ATGaagatcatattttttattctgctCGTGCTCAAAATTGGAC gATGCACAGACGATCCCATCTTTGAGACAAAGACCATTGGTGTTGGACAAAATGTCACTCTAACATGTACCCGCCAGAGATTATGGCATGCAACATACTTATTTTGGATCAGGGTCGTTTCTGGAACCTTCCCTGAAATATTAGGAGGAACATTAGCCTTTGATAGCGAGGTTGTTGAGGAGACTGATCGCGTTACAGCAACACAAAAGCCTGGAGCATTTGTTCTGCATATTACCAAAACACAGTTCAGCGATACTGCGGTCTACTACTGTATAAAAGTGATACGAAGCCacatgacattttcaaaagGAATATTTCTGACAATCAAAG GACCAGAACCTGATATCACTGCCATTACTCAAGACTTTCCATCCGATCCAGTTCGTCCAGGAGACTCAGTGACTCTGCAGTGTTCAGTCCTCTCTGACTCTGAGAAGAAAACATGTCCAGGAGAACACAGTGTGTTCTGGTTCAGAGCCGGATCAGATAAATCTCATCCCAGTTTAATTTATGCCCAAAGAAACAATAGAGATGGATGTGGCAAGAGTCCCGAAGCTCGCTCTCAACAGAAATGTGTCTACAGCTTCTCTAAGAACGTCAGCTCGTCTGATGCCGGGACTTATTACTGTGCTGTGGCCACGTGTGGGGAGATATTATTTGGAAATGGGACAAAACTGGACATTGAAG TCTGA